The following are from one region of the Erwinia billingiae Eb661 genome:
- the selB gene encoding selenocysteine-specific translation elongation factor: MIIATAGHVDHGKTALLEAITGVNADRLPEEKSRGMTIDLGYAYWPQPDGRVIGFIDVPGHEKFLANMLSGIGGLDRALLVVAADDGIMPQTLEHLAILQLSAVPALTVALTKADTVDEARLQTLSGDITALTHDMGWTIDLFITSTQSGMGIPALAAHLSQLPDRERAAGKTFRLATDRAFNVKGAGTVVTGTALSGTVKVGDKLWLTGLNKAVRVRGLHAQNQPVEQAYAGQRIALNLSGGVEKSDISRGDWLLESPPEAAFDRVIVELSSHPPLRQGQPLHLHHAASHITGRISLLEGALAELVLDKPLWLADNDRLILRDISAQQTLAGARVVQLTPRRRGKRQPDYLRWLHQLAQSAEDPQAIALYLKAQPCRREALSWARQLTPAALAACVATIAPVEAGDTLLLSDTAEMWQEQVLLTLAEYHQNNGDRAGLGRDRLRRMALPNLPDTVGLALIDRLSASGKLSNNRGWLHLDGFSIQFEPDEAALWQQCEPLFAHNAWWVRDLATTLAVDEERMRQVLRKAAQAGYITAIVKDRYFLSEQMKALADMIRQRDAEGHATSAADFRDSLGVGRKLAVQILEFFDRSGFTRRKGNDHLLRDAGMFL, from the coding sequence ATGATTATCGCCACTGCTGGTCACGTCGACCACGGTAAAACGGCGCTGCTGGAAGCGATCACCGGCGTGAATGCCGATCGCCTGCCGGAAGAGAAAAGCCGGGGAATGACCATTGACCTGGGCTACGCCTACTGGCCGCAGCCGGACGGTCGGGTCATCGGCTTTATCGATGTTCCCGGCCATGAAAAATTCCTCGCCAATATGCTGAGCGGCATCGGCGGACTGGATCGCGCGTTGCTGGTGGTGGCCGCCGATGACGGCATTATGCCGCAAACCCTGGAACACCTGGCGATCCTCCAGCTCAGCGCGGTGCCGGCCCTGACCGTCGCCCTCACCAAGGCGGATACGGTTGACGAAGCCCGGCTGCAAACCCTCAGTGGCGACATCACCGCCCTGACGCACGACATGGGCTGGACGATCGATCTGTTTATCACCAGCACCCAGTCCGGGATGGGCATTCCGGCACTGGCTGCGCACCTCAGCCAGCTTCCCGACAGGGAAAGAGCCGCAGGCAAAACTTTCCGTCTGGCCACCGACCGGGCGTTTAACGTCAAGGGCGCGGGCACCGTGGTGACCGGCACCGCGCTCAGCGGCACGGTGAAGGTCGGCGATAAGCTGTGGCTGACCGGCCTGAACAAAGCGGTACGGGTTCGTGGCTTGCATGCGCAGAATCAACCGGTTGAACAGGCGTATGCCGGCCAGCGCATCGCCCTTAATCTGAGCGGCGGCGTGGAAAAAAGCGATATCTCACGCGGTGACTGGCTGCTGGAATCCCCGCCTGAAGCGGCTTTCGATCGCGTTATTGTCGAATTGAGCAGCCACCCGCCGTTGCGCCAGGGACAGCCGCTGCATCTGCATCATGCCGCCAGCCATATCACCGGCCGGATTTCACTGCTGGAAGGCGCGCTGGCGGAGCTGGTGCTGGATAAACCTCTGTGGCTGGCCGATAACGATCGGCTTATCCTGCGCGATATCAGCGCACAACAGACGCTGGCGGGCGCCCGCGTGGTGCAGCTTACGCCGAGGCGGCGTGGCAAGCGTCAGCCGGACTATCTGCGCTGGTTACATCAGCTGGCACAGTCTGCTGAGGATCCGCAGGCGATTGCGCTGTACCTGAAAGCCCAGCCGTGCCGCAGAGAAGCGCTAAGCTGGGCCCGGCAGTTAACGCCGGCGGCGCTGGCCGCCTGTGTGGCAACGATTGCGCCGGTTGAGGCCGGTGACACTCTGCTGCTGAGCGACACGGCAGAAATGTGGCAGGAGCAGGTATTACTGACGCTGGCGGAGTACCATCAGAATAACGGCGATCGTGCCGGTCTTGGCCGCGATCGGTTGCGCCGCATGGCGCTGCCCAACTTGCCCGACACCGTTGGCCTGGCGTTAATCGATCGCCTGTCGGCCAGCGGTAAACTGAGCAATAACCGGGGCTGGTTGCATCTTGACGGCTTCAGTATTCAGTTTGAGCCGGACGAAGCCGCGCTCTGGCAGCAGTGCGAGCCGCTGTTTGCCCATAACGCCTGGTGGGTCAGGGATCTGGCGACCACCCTTGCCGTGGACGAAGAACGTATGCGGCAGGTGCTGCGCAAGGCGGCCCAGGCCGGGTACATCACCGCGATTGTGAAAGACCGCTATTTCCTCAGCGAACAGATGAAGGCGCTGGCCGATATGATCCGCCAGCGTGATGCAGAAGGACACGCCACCAGCGCGGCGGATTTCCGCGACAGCCTTGGAGTGGGTCGCAAGCTTGCCGTACAGATTTTGGAGTTTTTCGACCGCAGCGGCTTTACCCGTCGCAAGGGCAACGACCATTTACTCAGGGATGCCGGGATGTTCCTTTAA
- a CDS encoding DUF1345 domain-containing protein, with amino-acid sequence MKTLHVLKHYYHARPRLLVALVLAVVCFFFLPGQQPLVQRLLVSWNVLAWLYLLFLWWLLLRTPTDRIAHIAREQDESAGTVLALVCLTCLVSLLTILFELTAVKHLPQAQQAGHIALTAATLVVSWSLLPTAFAMHYAHLYYQQEGQGEKTLLFPEKPEQPGYWDFIYYAFTIAVAAQTADVSTGNTRVRRITTLQAVLSFLFNLAILGLSINVAAGLLS; translated from the coding sequence ATGAAAACACTGCACGTTCTGAAGCACTACTATCACGCCCGTCCCCGCCTGTTGGTGGCCTTAGTGCTGGCCGTGGTGTGCTTTTTCTTTTTACCGGGGCAGCAGCCGCTGGTGCAGAGGCTGTTGGTCAGCTGGAACGTGCTCGCCTGGCTGTACCTGCTGTTCCTTTGGTGGCTGCTGTTAAGAACGCCAACCGATCGGATTGCCCATATCGCCCGCGAACAGGATGAAAGCGCCGGCACCGTGCTGGCCCTGGTGTGCCTGACCTGCCTGGTCAGCCTGCTGACCATTCTGTTTGAGCTGACGGCCGTTAAGCATCTGCCGCAGGCGCAGCAGGCCGGCCACATTGCCCTGACCGCCGCCACGCTGGTGGTTTCCTGGTCGCTGTTGCCGACCGCCTTTGCCATGCACTATGCCCACCTGTATTACCAGCAAGAGGGGCAAGGCGAAAAAACGCTGCTGTTCCCCGAAAAACCCGAGCAGCCAGGCTACTGGGATTTTATTTACTACGCCTTCACCATCGCGGTGGCCGCGCAGACGGCGGATGTCTCCACCGGCAATACCCGGGTTCGCCGCATTACCACCCTGCAGGCGGTGTTATCGTTCTTGTTTAATCTGGCCATCCTGGGCCTGTCGATCAACGTCGCCGCAGGCTTGCTCAGCTGA
- a CDS encoding autotransporter outer membrane beta-barrel domain-containing protein, with the protein MACYLCASSPALGWDQIYVFGDSLSDSGNNGRYTWDGSQHPLYDDVLAAKINQSLRPSDRGGTNYAAGDAVAVAALNPVDNTADQVQTYLAANGGRADADGLYVHWVGGNDLAAAALNPVAANGIVSTSAFAAANQVHALLTAGANTVIVPTVPNIGATPALLEAVIQAGLAPVANSALTAAFASLNSQTTLNPDARNQAIKQALTAAAGQLTTVSVLQDAIADQLFDAWQALSAQASALTDSYNQQEDAQLARQGGNIVRVDINGLFNEVLADPAHYGLSNTAGMACPPGVSAALCSSSTPGFSSQQAFLFADRLHPSPATHLLIADYIQSVLDAPAQVVALNQATLAMSRDARATLDSHLQQQRHGEYPQGAFSLYGGYAGQHNDYSGNLAAGDGDATTHNLTLGVDYKLTDTLLVGALVSGSNDSQQPTPDYEYKMRGWLISAYSELSFFDNGWVNTDAHYASASYDSIKRRLTLGPATRTESGETNGTQIGARVTTGWDFPVGTLLTTGPVAQYALDYSSVDGYQEQGNSSTAMRFDDQNYHSQIGALGWRVDSQLGWLNPWAEVSYNHQFGDNVWRAGGGLKSTQTSFTRDTAEQDSNWVDVTVGAHMPLGDSVAAFASVSQTGGLSSGEQFMYNLGVSARF; encoded by the coding sequence ATGGCGTGTTATCTCTGTGCAAGCAGCCCGGCCCTCGGCTGGGATCAGATTTATGTCTTTGGCGACAGCCTGAGTGACAGCGGCAACAATGGCCGTTACACCTGGGATGGCAGCCAGCATCCGCTGTACGACGATGTGCTGGCGGCCAAAATTAATCAATCTCTGCGCCCTTCCGATCGCGGCGGGACCAACTACGCCGCCGGTGATGCGGTGGCGGTGGCGGCGCTTAATCCGGTCGATAATACCGCCGACCAGGTGCAGACTTACCTCGCTGCCAACGGGGGCCGGGCCGATGCGGATGGCCTGTATGTCCACTGGGTTGGCGGTAACGATCTGGCGGCCGCTGCCCTCAATCCCGTGGCGGCGAACGGTATTGTCAGTACCAGCGCGTTCGCGGCGGCTAATCAGGTTCATGCGCTGCTAACCGCCGGCGCCAACACGGTCATTGTGCCCACCGTGCCCAATATTGGCGCCACGCCGGCGCTGCTGGAGGCGGTGATCCAGGCCGGCCTCGCACCCGTCGCTAATTCAGCGCTGACCGCCGCGTTTGCCTCGCTGAACAGTCAGACTACCCTTAATCCCGATGCCCGCAACCAGGCGATCAAGCAGGCGTTGACCGCCGCGGCCGGACAGCTCACCACGGTCAGCGTGTTGCAGGATGCGATCGCCGACCAGCTGTTTGATGCCTGGCAAGCGCTCAGCGCGCAGGCCAGTGCGTTAACCGACAGCTATAACCAACAGGAAGACGCGCAGCTGGCCCGTCAGGGTGGCAACATTGTCCGGGTTGATATCAACGGGCTGTTTAACGAAGTGCTGGCCGATCCGGCGCATTATGGCCTGAGTAACACCGCCGGCATGGCCTGTCCGCCGGGCGTGTCTGCGGCGCTGTGCAGCTCCTCAACGCCGGGCTTCTCCAGCCAGCAGGCGTTTCTGTTTGCTGACCGTCTGCATCCCAGTCCTGCCACCCATTTGCTGATTGCCGATTACATCCAGTCGGTGCTGGACGCGCCTGCGCAGGTGGTGGCGCTGAATCAGGCGACGCTGGCGATGTCCCGCGATGCGCGCGCCACCCTCGACAGCCATCTGCAACAGCAGCGCCACGGCGAGTATCCGCAGGGCGCGTTCAGCCTGTATGGCGGCTATGCTGGCCAACACAATGACTATTCCGGCAACCTCGCCGCCGGCGATGGCGATGCCACCACGCATAATCTGACGCTGGGCGTGGACTACAAGCTGACCGACACGCTGCTGGTGGGCGCGCTGGTCTCCGGCTCTAACGACTCGCAGCAACCGACGCCAGATTATGAGTATAAGATGCGCGGCTGGCTGATTTCGGCCTACAGCGAGCTGTCGTTCTTCGATAACGGCTGGGTGAATACCGACGCGCACTATGCCTCGGCCAGTTACGACAGCATCAAGCGTCGCCTGACGCTGGGGCCCGCCACGCGAACCGAAAGCGGTGAAACCAACGGCACCCAGATCGGCGCGAGAGTCACCACCGGCTGGGACTTCCCGGTCGGCACGCTGCTGACCACCGGCCCGGTAGCGCAATACGCGCTGGATTACAGTTCGGTGGACGGCTATCAGGAGCAGGGCAACAGCAGCACCGCCATGCGCTTTGATGATCAGAACTATCACTCACAGATTGGTGCGCTGGGCTGGCGGGTCGATTCCCAGCTGGGCTGGCTGAACCCGTGGGCGGAGGTCAGTTATAACCACCAGTTTGGCGATAACGTCTGGCGGGCGGGCGGCGGACTGAAATCCACCCAAACCTCGTTCACCCGTGATACGGCAGAGCAGGACAGCAACTGGGTGGATGTCACCGTCGGTGCCCATATGCCGCTGGGGGATTCGGTGGCGGCCTTTGCCTCCGTTTCCCAGACCGGCGGGCTGAGTTCCGGGGAACAGTTTATGTATAACCTCGGGGTCAGCGCACGCTTCTGA
- a CDS encoding DNA-3-methyladenine glycosylase I, which yields MQRCGWVSQDPIYLAYHDTEWGVPITDGRALFEMLCLEGQMAGLSWLTVLKKRENYRNAFHQFDPQAVALMNEDDIERLMQDSGIIRHRGKIAAIIANARALLAMEARGEPFNTFIWDFVDNAPQIHRHADYRTAPTFSPVSDALSKTLKKKGFKFVGTTTCYSFMQACGLINDHVTGCFCHPDNLK from the coding sequence ATGCAGCGATGCGGCTGGGTTTCACAGGATCCGATCTATCTTGCCTACCACGATACCGAGTGGGGCGTACCGATCACCGACGGCCGGGCGCTGTTCGAAATGCTCTGTCTGGAAGGGCAAATGGCCGGGTTGTCGTGGCTGACGGTGTTGAAAAAGCGCGAAAATTACCGCAACGCCTTCCATCAGTTCGATCCGCAGGCGGTGGCGCTGATGAATGAGGACGACATTGAACGCCTGATGCAGGACAGCGGCATTATTCGTCATCGCGGCAAAATCGCGGCAATTATTGCCAATGCCCGCGCGCTGCTGGCAATGGAAGCCCGGGGCGAACCGTTTAACACCTTTATCTGGGATTTTGTCGATAACGCGCCGCAAATTCACCGACATGCCGATTATCGCACCGCACCGACCTTTAGCCCGGTCTCTGATGCGCTTTCAAAGACCCTTAAAAAGAAAGGTTTTAAATTTGTTGGTACCACCACCTGTTATTCATTTATGCAGGCCTGCGGGCTGATTAACGATCATGTTACCGGCTGTTTTTGTCACCCGGATAACCTGAAGTAG
- a CDS encoding OmpA family lipoprotein — protein sequence MKTRFTTLALVLSGTIALSACTTNPYTGEREAGKSGIGAGLGAAVGAGVGMLSSSKKDRGKGALIGAAAGAALGGGAGYYMDVQEAKLRDKMKGTGVSVTRQGDNIVLNMPNNVTFDSSSSTLKPAGANTLTGVAMVLKEYPKTAVNVAGYTDSTGSRQLNMTLSQQRADSVGSALITQGVAANRVRTSGMGPDNPVASNSTAEGKAQNRRVEITLSPLQ from the coding sequence ATGAAGACGCGTTTTACGACTCTTGCTCTGGTTTTGAGCGGTACGATCGCCCTGTCAGCCTGTACGACGAATCCGTACACCGGCGAGCGCGAAGCAGGTAAGTCTGGTATTGGTGCTGGCCTTGGGGCGGCCGTGGGCGCGGGTGTCGGCATGCTGTCATCCTCGAAAAAGGACCGAGGCAAAGGCGCGCTGATTGGCGCAGCGGCCGGTGCGGCGCTCGGCGGTGGTGCGGGCTATTATATGGATGTGCAGGAAGCCAAGCTGCGTGACAAAATGAAGGGTACCGGCGTCAGCGTTACCCGTCAGGGCGACAATATCGTGCTGAATATGCCGAATAACGTCACCTTCGACAGCAGCAGCAGTACGCTGAAACCGGCGGGCGCCAACACCCTGACCGGCGTGGCGATGGTACTGAAAGAGTATCCAAAAACCGCGGTTAACGTGGCGGGCTACACCGACAGCACCGGCTCCCGTCAGCTGAACATGACCCTGTCGCAGCAGCGTGCGGACAGCGTCGGCAGCGCGCTGATCACCCAGGGCGTGGCCGCGAATCGCGTGCGCACCAGCGGAATGGGCCCGGATAATCCGGTCGCCTCTAACAGCACCGCTGAAGGCAAAGCGCAGAACCGTCGCGTGGAAATCACCCTCAGCCCGCTGCAGTAA
- a CDS encoding LacI family DNA-binding transcriptional regulator: protein MNRKAARATISDVAKAAKTGKTSVSRYLNGEQNVLSADLKQRIETAIAELNYRPSQMARGLKRGRTRLIGLIIADITNPYSVDVMCGIEAACRAQGFTLLMCNTNNEVDQEQHYLNLLSSYQVEGIVVNAVGMREEALNQLQQSFLPMVLIDRKIPDFPCDVVGLNNAEAATEVTTHLIGQDYQAILFVTEPLGMVNTRHERLRAFQHTMAQHPDRLAEKAEVALTDSAGMDRVLHAFWQQHGEKRCAVMVVNGALTLQVARSLKRLGLNWGEHIGLLGFDELEWSELAGVGITTFKQPTWQIGYSALEQVIRRIDGDTSPPNDCVFSGELIVRGSTTLLHNKA, encoded by the coding sequence ATGAACCGCAAGGCGGCACGAGCCACCATCAGCGACGTCGCTAAAGCGGCAAAGACCGGGAAAACCAGCGTCTCGCGTTATCTGAACGGCGAGCAGAACGTCCTGTCGGCGGATTTAAAGCAGCGGATTGAAACCGCCATTGCCGAGCTCAACTATCGCCCAAGCCAGATGGCGCGCGGGCTCAAACGCGGCCGCACCCGCTTAATCGGCCTGATTATTGCCGATATCACCAATCCCTATTCGGTCGATGTGATGTGTGGCATTGAAGCTGCCTGCCGCGCGCAGGGCTTTACCTTGCTGATGTGTAACACCAACAACGAGGTCGATCAGGAGCAGCATTATCTCAACCTGCTGAGCAGTTATCAGGTCGAGGGGATTGTGGTGAATGCGGTGGGGATGCGCGAAGAAGCGCTTAACCAGCTTCAGCAATCCTTTTTGCCGATGGTGCTTATTGACCGAAAAATTCCTGATTTCCCCTGTGATGTGGTCGGTCTGAACAACGCTGAAGCGGCGACCGAGGTCACCACTCACCTGATCGGACAGGATTATCAGGCCATTCTGTTTGTGACCGAGCCGCTGGGCATGGTCAACACCCGCCACGAACGCCTGCGCGCCTTTCAACACACCATGGCACAGCACCCCGACCGCCTTGCCGAAAAAGCGGAAGTCGCCCTCACCGACAGCGCCGGCATGGATCGGGTTCTGCACGCCTTCTGGCAGCAGCACGGGGAAAAACGTTGCGCGGTGATGGTGGTTAACGGCGCATTGACGCTGCAGGTTGCCCGTTCGCTGAAGCGCCTTGGCCTCAACTGGGGTGAGCACATTGGCCTGCTGGGCTTTGATGAGCTGGAGTGGTCAGAGCTGGCCGGCGTCGGCATCACCACCTTTAAGCAGCCGACCTGGCAGATCGGCTATTCCGCGCTGGAACAGGTGATCCGCCGCATTGATGGCGACACCTCGCCACCGAATGACTGCGTGTTCTCCGGCGAGCTGATTGTTCGCGGATCGACGACCTTACTGCACAACAAAGCCTGA
- a CDS encoding sugar phosphate isomerase/epimerase family protein: MEREVIVVTAAYGREKIAALGGQQAVVPIVAAAGADGVEIRRELFSDKELQSLPALGKAIADARLTAFYSVPEALFTEQGELNPHLDRHLVEAEQLNAQRLKYSLGHYQCGFDASALREKLAGQPVQLVVENDQTDCGTLAALEGYARDGGEARADSGLTFDMGNWLWVGDEPIAAAQRLSPYVTYIHVKAAARKGHAWQAVALDDADNLWRETLALLPREVPRGIEFPLEGDDLVAVTRHYVDLLKED; this comes from the coding sequence ATGGAAAGAGAAGTGATAGTCGTCACCGCGGCCTATGGTCGCGAAAAAATTGCCGCACTCGGCGGCCAGCAGGCGGTCGTGCCGATCGTCGCCGCAGCGGGTGCAGATGGCGTGGAGATCCGCCGTGAATTGTTCAGCGATAAAGAGCTGCAATCGCTGCCGGCACTCGGCAAAGCCATTGCCGATGCGCGCCTGACCGCCTTTTATTCGGTGCCGGAAGCGCTGTTTACCGAACAGGGTGAGCTTAATCCGCACCTCGATCGTCACCTGGTCGAAGCTGAGCAATTAAACGCCCAGCGACTAAAATATTCGCTGGGGCACTATCAATGTGGTTTTGACGCTTCCGCACTGCGCGAAAAGCTGGCAGGTCAGCCTGTCCAGCTGGTGGTTGAGAACGATCAGACCGATTGCGGCACGCTGGCTGCGCTTGAGGGCTATGCCCGGGACGGTGGCGAAGCACGCGCCGACAGCGGGTTGACCTTCGATATGGGCAACTGGCTGTGGGTGGGCGATGAGCCCATCGCCGCGGCCCAGCGCCTCAGCCCTTACGTCACGTATATCCACGTTAAAGCCGCCGCGCGCAAAGGTCACGCCTGGCAGGCTGTGGCGTTGGATGATGCCGATAACCTGTGGCGCGAAACGCTGGCGCTGTTACCGCGCGAGGTGCCGCGCGGCATTGAATTCCCACTGGAAGGCGACGATCTGGTTGCCGTCACCCGCCACTACGTTGACCTGTTGAAAGAGGATTAA
- a CDS encoding sugar kinase: MSLHNNGTLDAVTIGEAMAMFVATEAGDLAAAERFVKRIAGAELNVAIGLARLGLKVGWVSRVGDDSFGRFTLQQLEKEGVDHRQVTTDARYATGFQLKSKVDDGSDPLVEYFRKGSAASHLSVDDFNRDYFGSARHLHLSGVSAAISASSLALSKHAAQEMKQMGKTISFDPNLRPVLWPSEREMAKQLNTLAGFADWVLPGISEGKILTGYDQPEAIADFYLDMGVKAVIVKTGCDGAWYKTSAGEKGQVEAIKTEKVVDTVGAGDGFAVGVISALLEGKPLPAAIRRGNKIGSLAIQVIGDSEGLPTRAELGDF; this comes from the coding sequence ATGAGTCTGCATAACAACGGCACGCTGGATGCGGTGACAATTGGTGAAGCGATGGCGATGTTTGTGGCCACCGAAGCCGGAGATTTGGCGGCGGCCGAACGCTTTGTGAAGCGTATTGCCGGTGCTGAGCTGAACGTGGCGATTGGCCTTGCCAGGCTCGGACTGAAGGTGGGCTGGGTCAGCCGCGTCGGTGACGACTCGTTTGGCCGCTTCACCTTGCAACAGCTGGAAAAAGAGGGCGTGGATCATCGCCAGGTGACCACCGATGCCCGTTACGCCACCGGTTTTCAGCTGAAATCAAAAGTGGATGACGGCTCAGATCCGCTGGTGGAATATTTCCGCAAGGGCTCCGCCGCCAGCCATCTGTCCGTCGATGACTTCAACCGCGACTATTTTGGCTCAGCGCGCCACCTGCATTTAAGCGGCGTGTCGGCGGCAATTTCGGCCTCCTCGCTGGCGCTGTCTAAACACGCCGCGCAGGAGATGAAGCAGATGGGCAAAACCATCTCTTTCGATCCGAATCTGCGCCCGGTGCTGTGGCCGAGCGAGCGCGAAATGGCCAAACAGCTGAACACGCTGGCCGGTTTTGCCGACTGGGTGCTGCCCGGTATCAGCGAAGGCAAAATACTCACCGGCTACGATCAACCGGAAGCCATTGCCGATTTTTACCTCGATATGGGCGTCAAAGCGGTGATTGTGAAAACCGGCTGCGACGGCGCCTGGTATAAAACCTCAGCGGGCGAAAAAGGCCAGGTCGAGGCAATCAAAACGGAGAAGGTCGTGGACACCGTCGGCGCAGGCGATGGCTTTGCCGTCGGGGTGATCAGCGCGTTACTGGAAGGAAAACCGTTGCCCGCAGCGATTCGTCGCGGCAACAAAATCGGCTCACTGGCGATTCAGGTGATCGGCGACAGCGAAGGGTTACCGACGCGCGCTGAACTGGGCGATTTCTAG
- a CDS encoding MFS transporter has product MNKQKTIAPKRWWYIMPIVFITYSLAYLDRANFSFASAAGINDDLGITKGMSSLLGALFFLGYFFFQIPGAIYAERRSVKKLVFICLILWGVCASLTGMVSNIPMLAAIRFVLGVVEAAVMPAMLIYISNWFTKSERSRANTFLILGNPVTVLWMSVVSGYLIEAFGWREMFIFEGIPAVIWAVAWWFMVQDKPAQAKWLSDDEKAALQAQLQKEQENIKAVRNYSEAFKSRNVIILCVQYFTWSIGVYGFVLWLPSILRNGNQMGMVEAGWLSAVPYLAATIAMIVVSWASDKLQNRKLFVWPLLLIGALAFLGSYLVGANNFWLSFTLLVIAGAAMYAPYGPFFAIIPEMLPRNVAGGAMALINAMGALGSFLGSWVVGYLNGATGSPSASYIFMGGSLLISVWLTLIVKPAENNQPPMPRGAKHA; this is encoded by the coding sequence ATGAACAAACAGAAAACAATCGCGCCTAAACGCTGGTGGTACATCATGCCCATCGTGTTTATCACCTACAGCCTGGCGTATCTGGACAGGGCAAACTTCAGCTTTGCCTCCGCTGCAGGGATAAACGACGATCTGGGGATCACCAAAGGCATGTCATCGCTGCTGGGCGCCCTGTTCTTCCTCGGCTACTTCTTCTTCCAGATCCCTGGCGCTATCTATGCCGAACGCCGCAGCGTGAAGAAGCTGGTGTTCATCTGTTTGATTCTGTGGGGCGTCTGCGCGTCATTAACCGGCATGGTGAGCAACATTCCGATGCTGGCGGCGATTCGCTTTGTGCTCGGCGTGGTGGAAGCGGCGGTAATGCCCGCGATGCTGATTTATATCAGTAACTGGTTCACCAAATCCGAACGTTCACGCGCCAATACCTTCCTGATCCTCGGTAACCCGGTCACCGTGCTGTGGATGTCGGTGGTGTCTGGCTATCTGATTGAAGCCTTCGGCTGGCGTGAGATGTTTATTTTCGAAGGGATCCCGGCGGTGATTTGGGCGGTTGCCTGGTGGTTTATGGTGCAGGACAAGCCTGCGCAGGCCAAATGGCTGAGCGACGATGAAAAAGCCGCGCTGCAGGCGCAGCTGCAAAAAGAGCAGGAAAATATCAAAGCGGTGCGCAATTACAGCGAAGCTTTTAAATCCCGTAACGTGATTATCCTGTGTGTTCAGTACTTTACCTGGAGCATTGGCGTGTACGGCTTCGTGCTGTGGTTACCGTCGATTCTGCGTAACGGCAACCAGATGGGCATGGTCGAAGCCGGCTGGCTGTCCGCCGTTCCTTACCTCGCCGCGACGATTGCGATGATTGTGGTCTCCTGGGCGTCGGATAAGTTACAAAACCGCAAATTGTTTGTCTGGCCGTTGCTGCTGATTGGCGCGCTGGCGTTTTTAGGGTCATATCTTGTAGGAGCCAATAATTTCTGGCTGTCGTTCACCCTGCTGGTGATTGCCGGTGCTGCGATGTATGCCCCTTACGGGCCGTTCTTCGCCATTATTCCGGAGATGCTGCCGCGTAACGTGGCCGGTGGCGCCATGGCGCTGATCAATGCGATGGGTGCGCTGGGCTCATTCCTCGGTTCGTGGGTGGTCGGTTACCTGAACGGTGCCACCGGCAGCCCTTCAGCGTCGTATATCTTTATGGGAGGATCGCTGTTGATTTCAGTCTGGCTGACGTTGATTGTGAAGCCGGCGGAGAATAATCAGCCCCCGATGCCCCGCGGCGCTAAACACGCTTAA
- the ghrB gene encoding glyoxylate/hydroxypyruvate reductase GhrB, with amino-acid sequence MKPSVVLYKKLPDDLRSKLDAHFTVTEINGLTPENLSQHAAAFQQAEGILGSGGKVDADFLSKAPKLRAASSVSVGVDNFDIAALNDRGVVLMHTPTVLTETVADTMMALVLASARRVTEVAERVKAGEWKSNIGADWFGIDVHHKKLGILGMGRIGLALAQRAHLGFSMPILYNARKHHEEAEQRFDATYCDLDTLLKESDFLCISLPLTDETHHLIGREQLAKMKSSAVLINAGRGPVVDEQALIAALKDGTIHAAGLDVFEQEPLPADSPLLTLPNVVALPHIGSATHETRYGMASDAVDNLIAALTGKVEKNCVNPQVIK; translated from the coding sequence ATGAAACCTTCTGTGGTGCTGTATAAAAAATTACCGGACGATCTGCGCTCAAAGCTCGACGCCCATTTTACCGTCACCGAGATCAACGGCCTGACCCCAGAAAACCTGAGTCAGCACGCGGCGGCTTTTCAGCAGGCTGAAGGCATTCTGGGATCCGGAGGCAAGGTTGACGCCGACTTCCTGAGCAAAGCACCAAAGCTGCGTGCCGCCTCCAGCGTCTCGGTTGGCGTGGATAATTTCGATATCGCCGCCCTTAACGATCGCGGTGTGGTGCTGATGCACACGCCTACCGTGCTGACCGAAACCGTGGCCGATACCATGATGGCGCTGGTGCTGGCATCGGCCCGTCGCGTGACCGAAGTCGCCGAGCGGGTGAAAGCCGGTGAGTGGAAAAGCAATATTGGCGCGGACTGGTTCGGTATCGACGTTCACCACAAAAAGCTGGGTATTTTGGGCATGGGCCGTATCGGCCTGGCGCTGGCACAGCGCGCGCACCTCGGCTTCAGCATGCCGATCCTCTATAACGCGCGTAAGCATCATGAAGAAGCCGAACAGCGTTTTGATGCCACCTATTGCGACCTTGATACGCTGCTGAAAGAGTCTGATTTCCTGTGCATCAGCCTGCCGCTGACTGACGAAACCCATCACCTGATTGGCCGTGAGCAGCTGGCAAAAATGAAGTCCAGCGCGGTGCTGATCAATGCGGGTCGCGGTCCGGTGGTCGATGAGCAGGCGCTGATTGCGGCCCTGAAAGACGGCACGATCCACGCCGCAGGTCTGGATGTCTTTGAGCAGGAGCCGTTACCGGCAGACTCTCCGCTGCTGACGCTGCCAAACGTGGTGGCGCTGCCGCATATCGGTTCGGCGACCCATGAAACGCGTTATGGTATGGCCAGCGATGCGGTGGATAACCTGATTGCGGCGTTGACCGGCAAGGTAGAGAAAAACTGCGTGAACCCGCAGGTGATCAAATAA